Proteins encoded together in one Pantoea sp. CCBC3-3-1 window:
- the cysG gene encoding siroheme synthase CysG, with the protein MHYFPLFCQLRHRLVLLVGGGDVAERKARLLLKAGAELRVCATHFSSQFYLWQQADRLSLIEQTFSPEMLQGCWLVVAATDDNAVNQQVSAECESRQIFCNLVDAPERASAIVPSIVDRSPLMVAISSGGAAPVMARLLREKIEALLPQHLGKMAAWAGSLRQRVKNQFSDMASRRRFWEKVFHHDRLAQTLANADAAQAEKLTEALFAEPPEHRGEVVLVGAGPGDAGLLTLKGLQQIQQADVVVYDRLVSDEIMELVRRDAERIFVGKRAGFHCVPQEAINQILLEQAQQGKRVVRLKGGDPFIFGRGAEELEALLDADIPFSVVPGITAASGCSAYSGIPLTHRDYAQSVRLVTGHVQRGGGLDWQSLAAEKQTLVFYMGLAQAAEIQHQLMLNGMDGAMPVALVERGTSTQQRVVSGELAELTTLASQVNSPALIIVGRVVALRDRLRWF; encoded by the coding sequence ATGCATTACTTTCCCCTTTTTTGTCAGCTTCGCCACCGGCTGGTGCTGCTGGTTGGTGGCGGTGACGTTGCCGAGCGTAAAGCCCGGCTGCTGCTGAAAGCCGGAGCAGAACTACGCGTGTGCGCCACGCACTTTTCATCGCAGTTTTATTTATGGCAGCAGGCCGATCGGCTTTCGCTAATTGAGCAAACTTTCTCGCCAGAAATGCTGCAAGGCTGCTGGCTGGTTGTGGCGGCAACGGACGATAACGCTGTCAATCAGCAGGTCAGCGCAGAGTGCGAATCCAGACAGATTTTTTGTAACCTGGTGGATGCCCCCGAACGAGCCAGCGCGATCGTGCCGTCCATTGTCGATCGCTCGCCACTGATGGTGGCGATTTCCAGCGGCGGCGCGGCGCCGGTCATGGCCCGGCTGTTGCGCGAGAAAATTGAAGCGTTGCTACCGCAGCATTTAGGGAAAATGGCCGCCTGGGCGGGCTCGCTTCGTCAGCGGGTAAAAAATCAGTTTAGTGATATGGCTTCGCGCAGACGCTTTTGGGAAAAAGTGTTCCATCACGATCGCCTGGCCCAAACGCTTGCCAATGCAGATGCCGCCCAGGCTGAAAAACTGACGGAAGCGCTGTTTGCCGAGCCGCCTGAACACCGGGGCGAAGTGGTACTGGTCGGTGCCGGCCCCGGCGATGCCGGATTGCTGACCCTGAAAGGTCTACAGCAAATTCAGCAGGCCGACGTGGTGGTTTACGATCGGCTGGTTTCCGACGAGATCATGGAACTGGTCAGAAGAGATGCAGAACGCATTTTTGTCGGCAAACGCGCCGGTTTTCACTGTGTGCCTCAGGAGGCAATCAACCAGATATTGCTGGAGCAGGCACAGCAGGGAAAACGCGTAGTACGGCTGAAAGGCGGCGATCCCTTTATTTTTGGGCGTGGCGCAGAAGAGCTGGAAGCGCTACTGGATGCCGATATTCCTTTTTCCGTGGTTCCTGGCATCACTGCCGCATCGGGCTGTTCTGCCTACAGCGGTATTCCGCTCACGCATCGTGATTACGCGCAGAGCGTGCGCTTAGTGACCGGGCACGTGCAGCGTGGCGGCGGCCTTGACTGGCAAAGCCTGGCAGCAGAAAAACAGACGCTGGTATTTTATATGGGGCTGGCGCAGGCCGCAGAGATACAGCATCAGCTAATGCTAAACGGTATGGATGGCGCGATGCCGGTGGCGCTGGTGGAAAGAGGAACGTCTACACAACAGCGGGTGGTGAGCGGCGAGCTGGCTGAGTTAACAACGCTGGCGAGTCAGGTGAACAGCCCTGCACTGATTATTGTCGGACGGGTTGTCGCGCTACGCGATCGTTTACGCTGGTTCTGA
- the nirD gene encoding nitrite reductase small subunit NirD: MSQWHSVCALEEILPATGVCALIANQQVALFRPAADEVVYALSNIDPFAQASVLSRGLIAEHQQALWVASPLKKQRFRLSDGLCMEDPHYSVQAWPARVQNGIVEVAI, from the coding sequence ATGAGCCAGTGGCATTCCGTTTGTGCATTAGAGGAGATCCTCCCGGCCACCGGCGTTTGCGCGCTGATAGCAAACCAGCAGGTCGCGCTGTTCCGCCCCGCTGCGGACGAGGTGGTTTATGCCCTGAGCAATATCGATCCGTTTGCTCAGGCCAGCGTGCTGTCACGTGGGCTTATCGCCGAGCATCAGCAGGCGCTTTGGGTTGCCAGCCCGTTGAAAAAGCAGCGTTTTCGCCTCAGCGATGGCCTGTGCATGGAAGATCCCCACTATTCCGTGCAGGCATGGCCGGCCAGAGTGCAAAATGGCATCGTTGAAGTCGCTATCTGA